The nucleotide window GATGTGCCAATGGAAAAAATCGGCGGCCCTTTCCTCGAACGCCGCGCTGTGAACGATGTAATTGAACGGGGGGTTTTCGAGCGCCAGGTTGAGACGGCGCAGCGTGCGGCGGAAGATGGATGCAAGGGACCGGGACTGGTCCCGCTCTATCATCTCGTAGGCGCACTGGTGGCGCTTCGGGATGATCCAGGTTTCGAAGGGAAACCTGGGCGCGTAGGGGGCGCAGGCGAGGAACTCGCCGTTCTCCTCGACGATGCGCACCTTCTGCTCCATCTCCTGCACGATGATGTCGCAGAGCAGGCACCGGTCCCGGAAACGGAAGTATTCACGGCACCCTCCCATCTCCTCGATGACGCGCTTGGGCACGACGGGAAGGGCGATTAACTGGGAATGGCTGTGGGAAAGCGACGCGCCGGCTGCGGCTCCGTGGTTCTTGAAGACGATGACCGACTTGAACCGCCGGTCCCTCTTCAGGTCCAGCATGCGCTCCCGGTACGCCCAGAGGACGTCCTCGAACCGATCCTCGGGAAGGTTGAAGAGGTCGACATCGTGCCGTTCGGTTTCTATCACGACCTCGTGGGCGCCGAGGCCGTTCATCCGGTCGTAGATTCCGTCCCCCGCCTTGCCCAGGTCGCCTTCGATCCTGAGAGCGGGGAACTTGTTGGGGACCACGCGGAGCGTCCACCCTTCTTCGTTCGGAGAGCCGCCGTGCCGAAAGGCGAGGATCTCGGGAGGGGTCATCCGCTCGCTCCCAGGGCACAAGGGGCACATGCCTTCCCTGCGGACCGGCTGCTCCTGTGGATATTCGTGGGGGCGCTTCGCGCGTTCGGTGGAAATGATGACCCACCTGCCCACAATGGGATCTTTCCGCAGCTCAGTCATGCATCCTCCGGGCGAGCGGGGAAGGGTCTAACCAGCATATCTGAATTGGGAGGTCGAAGGGCTTATCTCAGTTCTTCCTCTTCGGCGACGATCTTGCAGTCGATGCACATGGTGGTCATCGGACGCGCGATCAGACGTTTCGCCTCGATATCTCCGCCGCACCCCTCGCAGACGCCGAACGTCCCGCTGTCGATCCGCTTGATCGCTTCCCTTACTTTCACCAGGAGCTTCCGTTCACGGTCGCGGATCCGCAGGGTGAAGTTCCGGTTCGATTCGAGGAGCGCGCGGTCGGTGGGATCGGGAAAATTGTCCTCCGGCACGCCGGTCATGTCGGATACGGTTTTCCCCGCCTCCGCCAGGATCTCGTCCATCTGGCGCTGGAGTTCCCCCCGGCACTTTTCCAGGACCCTACGGTCCATTCCCTGCCCCCGAAGAACTATACTACCGAGTTAATAATCTATCCTTTTTCCGGGAGAGGTGCAAAGCAACTGTATTTAACCCGCCCCTGGCAAGAAAGGCGGATCAGGGAGTGTGCCGCTGAGAGTTACCTGAGGAAGAACCGGACCGGCACCTCGAACCAACCCGGGCGGGAAGGAAGGGGGGCTGCACTCGTCACCCCCGTCCGCGCGGCCTCGTCGAGCACCCGCGCCCCGCTGCTGCGGGCAATTCGGATCTCCCGCGGCATCCCTCCATCTCCGACGCGTATCCGCAGGACGACCTCCCCTTCCTGGCCGCGCCGTACCGCTTCCTCCGGGTAGACGATGCGGGACTCGATCTTTTCCCTCAGCAGGCCGATCTCCCTGCCTTCTCCTCCGACGGCGCCGCCGGGGATTTCTCTGCCTGATACCGAAGCATCCTTCCACCCGTCTGCGTGGCTGAACGCGGGACCGGTCCCGCCGCCGGCCGACGCCGGGCCGGCCGATGCCGGGGAGGGTGCGATAGCGGCAACGCGATCGGGAAATCGATGGGAAGCCGTTTGGGAAGGAACCAGTATGGAGGCGGAAGCCGGCGGAGCCGAAGGCGGCAACGACGGCAGGGCGATATCCCTGGCGATCGGGGCGGGTGACTCCGGTGTCGTTACCGCCGGGGCCCGAGGGGCAGGCGTCGCGCCCCCCCGAACCCCGGCGGTCGTTCTTTCCGCATGGACTCCTTCCGCCTTTGCCGTCTCGACCAGGACGACCTGTACCGCTCCCGGAAACCCCGGCCCCGCCGCGGCGCGAATAAACAGGAGGAGGAAGGCGAGGAGCGCAATGTGCCCCGCAACCGATCCGATGAGCGGCCATTTCATGGCAGCCGCCCCGTTTCCAGCCCCTTCTTTTGTCACTTCCCGAACCGCCGTCATACTTCCTTTGATTCCCTCACTCCCGTCAGATTTTCACCTCGGCGCCGATGATGAAGTTGAACCGGGGCGCGGGAAACTCGATCCGCTCCTGGTACGTCCGGTCGAGGAGGTTCTGGATCTTCCCCGTCAGCGCGATCTCCCGGATTTCCGCCCCCTGGACCGCCCACCTGTATCTCGCATATGCGTCCACCCGCGCATAACCGGGACGGCGCGTCGCCGTGCCGTTCACCGGGGCGTCGATCTGGTCGCTCTCGATCTGCCAGTCCAGCCGCGCCAGAAACTGCGGCGCCGGAGTCAGGAGAAGTGTGGTCACCGCCTTGTGTCTCGGAATCCCGATGATGCGTTTTTGGCTCGTTCCGTCCCACGTGTCCGACCATGTGTAGGAAAATGCGGCCTCGACCCTCGGCGAAAAGATGAAAGTAACCTCGGACTCTATTCCCCGCGAGAAGGAGTTGCCCTTGTTGCGCAACTGCCCGAAGCCGAGCGGCCCCGGAACGGA belongs to Deltaproteobacteria bacterium and includes:
- the galT gene encoding galactose-1-phosphate uridylyltransferase, with the translated sequence MTELRKDPIVGRWVIISTERAKRPHEYPQEQPVRREGMCPLCPGSERMTPPEILAFRHGGSPNEEGWTLRVVPNKFPALRIEGDLGKAGDGIYDRMNGLGAHEVVIETERHDVDLFNLPEDRFEDVLWAYRERMLDLKRDRRFKSVIVFKNHGAAAGASLSHSHSQLIALPVVPKRVIEEMGGCREYFRFRDRCLLCDIIVQEMEQKVRIVEENGEFLACAPYAPRFPFETWIIPKRHQCAYEMIERDQSRSLASIFRRTLRRLNLALENPPFNYIVHSAAFEERAADFFHWHIEIMPKLTKVAGFEWGSGFYINPTPPEESAKYMRELPE
- the dksA gene encoding RNA polymerase-binding protein DksA; this translates as MDRRVLEKCRGELQRQMDEILAEAGKTVSDMTGVPEDNFPDPTDRALLESNRNFTLRIRDRERKLLVKVREAIKRIDSGTFGVCEGCGGDIEAKRLIARPMTTMCIDCKIVAEEEELR
- a CDS encoding energy transducer TonB gives rise to the protein MKWPLIGSVAGHIALLAFLLLFIRAAAGPGFPGAVQVVLVETAKAEGVHAERTTAGVRGGATPAPRAPAVTTPESPAPIARDIALPSLPPSAPPASASILVPSQTASHRFPDRVAAIAPSPASAGPASAGGGTGPAFSHADGWKDASVSGREIPGGAVGGEGREIGLLREKIESRIVYPEEAVRRGQEGEVVLRIRVGDGGMPREIRIARSSGARVLDEAARTGVTSAAPLPSRPGWFEVPVRFFLR